A genomic window from Paucibacter sp. KCTC 42545 includes:
- a CDS encoding SDR family oxidoreductase: MNQASSATVARYDSVFRPGLFSGRCIWVTGAGSGIGRCTAHELAALGAKVILSGRSADKLERVAAEIREDGGQCDWRAFDIREEEAVKANIAAVLAEHGAVTGLVNNAGGQFPAPLMAISKRGFDAVVANNLTGGFLMMRELFNQSLQQHGGAIVNMTADFRNGMPGMAHSGAARAGMSNLTMSAAFEWAHAGVRVNAVAPGWVASSGMDSYGPAIQPLIRQLKSHVPLRRLASEAEVSAAIVFLLSPAAAFITGVTLQIDGAASLGNPMFPNIDHAGTAPFNGFHRAATPEVLK, translated from the coding sequence ATGAATCAAGCAAGCAGCGCAACAGTGGCGCGCTATGACAGTGTCTTTCGTCCGGGCTTGTTCAGCGGGCGCTGCATCTGGGTGACAGGCGCCGGCTCGGGCATAGGCCGATGCACCGCGCATGAGCTGGCGGCGCTGGGCGCCAAGGTGATCCTCTCCGGGCGCAGTGCCGACAAGCTCGAGCGCGTGGCGGCGGAGATACGGGAAGACGGCGGTCAATGCGACTGGCGCGCCTTCGATATACGCGAGGAAGAGGCCGTGAAGGCCAATATCGCCGCGGTGCTGGCCGAGCATGGCGCCGTCACCGGCCTGGTGAATAACGCGGGCGGCCAGTTCCCGGCCCCGCTCATGGCCATTTCCAAGCGCGGCTTCGATGCGGTGGTGGCTAACAACCTCACCGGTGGCTTTTTGATGATGCGCGAGCTCTTCAACCAGAGCCTGCAGCAGCACGGCGGCGCCATCGTCAATATGACGGCGGACTTTCGCAATGGCATGCCCGGCATGGCGCACAGCGGCGCGGCGCGTGCGGGCATGAGCAACCTGACCATGAGCGCGGCTTTCGAGTGGGCCCATGCCGGTGTGCGTGTGAATGCGGTAGCCCCCGGTTGGGTGGCGTCCAGCGGTATGGATAGTTATGGCCCCGCCATCCAGCCCTTGATCCGTCAGCTTAAAAGCCATGTGCCGCTGCGCCGCCTGGCCAGCGAGGCCGAGGTCTCGGCCGCCATCGTCTTCCTGCTCTCGCCCGCGGCGGCCTTCATCACCGGCGTGACCTTGCAGATCGATGGCGCCGCCTCGCTGGGCAACCCCATGTTCCCGAATATCGACCATGCCGGCACGGCGCCCTTCAATGGCTTTCACCGCGCTGCCACGCCGGAGGTGCTGAAGTGA
- a CDS encoding MerR family transcriptional regulator, whose translation MSSHANAAAREMLESSNSAPQEQLYGITQLCDEFELTPRAIRFYEDKGLLAPRRVNGARVYTQRDRARLKIIQRAKAIGSSLEEIRHYLDLYGSHGEGRAKQLQWTLERTDVAIAELELKRAHIDATLAELRLINETVRGQLAAKK comes from the coding sequence ATGAGTAGCCATGCGAACGCCGCCGCGCGGGAAATGCTGGAGAGCAGCAATAGCGCGCCGCAGGAGCAGCTCTACGGCATCACCCAGCTGTGCGATGAGTTTGAGCTGACGCCGCGGGCGATACGCTTTTACGAAGACAAGGGCCTGCTGGCGCCACGGCGCGTCAACGGGGCGCGGGTCTACACCCAGCGCGACCGGGCGCGGCTGAAGATCATTCAGCGCGCCAAGGCCATTGGCTCCTCGCTCGAAGAAATCAGGCATTACCTGGATCTTTACGGCTCGCATGGCGAGGGCCGCGCCAAGCAACTGCAGTGGACGCTGGAACGCACCGACGTGGCCATTGCGGAGCTGGAGCTCAAGCGCGCACACATCGACGCCACCCTGGCCGAGCTGCGCCTGATCAACGAGACCGTGCGCGGCCAACTCGCGGCCAAAAAGTAG
- a CDS encoding PEP-CTERM sorting domain-containing protein, with translation MRKYVLSLGKVAIGAAVLATVPSAMATVLNFDDLPDGVVAANYGGLDWSTAGWIAFSTPAAPYTAKSGDGRITNDFQGSDAASLIRFGTSGQTARFDGAYFAGLGGALLSFELLLKGQVVATSATLDPSATPTFLASGYAGQIDAVRIKSQNHGEFVMDDFSFTQAVPEPQTYALLLAGLVVVARVARRKASV, from the coding sequence ATGAGGAAGTATGTTTTGTCTTTGGGCAAGGTCGCCATCGGTGCCGCTGTGCTTGCCACAGTGCCCAGCGCCATGGCGACGGTTTTGAATTTCGACGATTTGCCTGACGGCGTCGTCGCGGCCAATTACGGCGGGCTCGACTGGTCCACCGCTGGCTGGATCGCTTTCTCGACCCCTGCTGCACCTTACACCGCCAAATCCGGCGATGGCCGCATCACCAATGACTTTCAGGGCAGCGACGCAGCCAGCCTGATCCGCTTCGGCACATCGGGCCAAACGGCGCGTTTCGACGGTGCTTACTTCGCCGGCCTGGGCGGCGCCTTGCTGAGTTTTGAGCTGCTGCTGAAGGGCCAAGTGGTCGCCACCAGCGCCACGCTGGACCCATCAGCCACGCCGACCTTCCTGGCCAGCGGCTATGCCGGCCAGATTGATGCGGTGCGCATCAAGAGCCAGAACCATGGCGAGTTCGTGATGGACGACTTCAGCTTCACCCAAGCCGTGCCCGAGCCGCAGACCTATGCCTTGCTGTTGGCCGGCCTGGTGGTCGTTGCCCGCGTGGCCCGGCGCAAGGCCTCGGTCTGA
- a CDS encoding phosphocholine-specific phospholipase C, whose amino-acid sequence MTQQDRRGFLRTVASAAGASAALASFPPAIQRALAIQANNRSGTIQDVEHIVVLTQENRSFDHYFGTLNGVRGFADPFPVPVADKTGITGRTVWVQPNAVTAVPGRPATGPAAIAPFHLNTAQNFAFMRVSGTPHSWADAQAAWDQGRMNAWPKAKQNHSMGHFKESDMPFQFAMANAFTICDHYHCATQTGTNTNRLFVWTGTNDGQRLGNGPSTDNSHEWFNENPLDDYTWTTYPERLQAAGITWQVYQNLNDNFTDNALFGFRPFRDAFYKRPGYSAELAERGINTRDLDKLREDVLANKLPQVSWIVATAEGSEHPGPSSPAQGADYTAKVLDALTANPEVWSKTVLFINFDENDGFFDHMPPPAAPSYVTWDADPAKAELAGASTADTAGEYHHILNGTPATHQHKPYGFGPRVPMYVISPWSKGGWVNSEVADHTSVIQFIEKRFGVMEPNISGWRRAVAGDMTSAFNFRDPNDAAFFDKLPKTLELATRARALPGTTTPPTPSGLQAPVQMSGPRPARALAYELHTTAAVKVNPGRVGSSRIELQFAHTGVTEAPAAVFHVYDRLNLAALPRRYTVEAGKRLVGTWQPSTSGAYDLWVLGPNGYHRHFTGNARRVAAAAQPNPEVHVTPDAVNGELIIELSNAGSFACSMTLVANKYYAVEPQTVKLAPHASITVRLPLKDSAYWYDFSVRVVGQADYSRRFAGHLETGEPSITDPAMEGPAQLNQYRLPV is encoded by the coding sequence ATGACGCAACAAGATCGTCGCGGTTTTCTGCGCACCGTGGCCTCGGCTGCGGGCGCATCGGCCGCCCTGGCCAGCTTCCCGCCCGCCATTCAGCGCGCCCTGGCCATCCAGGCCAATAACCGCAGCGGCACTATCCAAGACGTCGAGCACATCGTCGTGCTGACCCAGGAAAACCGCTCTTTCGACCATTATTTCGGCACGCTGAATGGCGTTCGCGGCTTTGCCGATCCCTTCCCGGTGCCCGTGGCCGACAAAACCGGCATCACTGGCCGCACGGTCTGGGTGCAGCCCAATGCCGTCACCGCCGTGCCCGGCCGTCCAGCCACCGGCCCAGCTGCCATTGCACCTTTCCATCTGAACACCGCGCAGAACTTTGCCTTCATGCGTGTCTCGGGCACGCCGCACTCTTGGGCCGATGCGCAAGCCGCCTGGGACCAAGGCCGCATGAACGCCTGGCCCAAGGCCAAGCAAAACCATTCGATGGGGCACTTCAAGGAAAGCGATATGCCCTTCCAGTTCGCGATGGCCAATGCCTTCACGATCTGTGACCACTACCACTGCGCTACCCAGACCGGCACCAACACCAACCGCCTATTTGTCTGGACCGGCACCAATGACGGCCAGCGCTTGGGCAACGGCCCTTCGACCGACAACAGCCATGAGTGGTTCAACGAGAACCCGCTGGACGACTACACCTGGACCACTTATCCCGAGCGCCTGCAAGCCGCCGGCATCACTTGGCAGGTCTACCAAAACCTGAACGACAACTTCACCGACAACGCACTGTTCGGCTTCCGCCCCTTCCGCGACGCCTTCTACAAGCGCCCCGGCTACTCGGCCGAGCTGGCCGAGCGCGGCATCAATACCCGTGATCTGGACAAGCTGCGCGAAGACGTGTTGGCCAACAAGCTGCCGCAAGTCAGCTGGATCGTCGCCACCGCCGAAGGCTCCGAGCACCCCGGCCCCTCCAGCCCGGCTCAAGGTGCCGACTACACCGCCAAGGTGCTGGACGCATTGACCGCCAACCCCGAGGTCTGGAGCAAGACGGTTCTGTTCATCAACTTCGACGAGAACGATGGCTTCTTCGACCACATGCCGCCGCCGGCCGCGCCCAGCTATGTGACTTGGGACGCTGATCCAGCCAAGGCCGAGCTGGCCGGTGCTTCCACCGCCGACACCGCCGGTGAGTACCACCACATCCTCAACGGCACGCCGGCCACCCACCAGCACAAGCCCTATGGCTTTGGCCCACGCGTGCCCATGTACGTGATCTCGCCCTGGAGCAAGGGCGGCTGGGTCAACTCCGAAGTCGCCGACCACACCTCGGTGATCCAGTTCATCGAAAAGCGTTTTGGCGTGATGGAGCCCAACATCAGCGGCTGGCGCCGCGCCGTGGCCGGAGACATGACTTCGGCCTTCAACTTCCGCGACCCCAACGATGCAGCCTTCTTCGACAAGCTGCCCAAGACGCTGGAGCTGGCCACCCGCGCCCGTGCTTTGCCCGGCACCACCACCCCGCCCACACCCAGCGGCCTGCAAGCCCCGGTGCAAATGAGCGGCCCGCGTCCGGCGCGCGCCTTGGCTTATGAGCTGCACACCACCGCAGCCGTCAAGGTGAACCCAGGTCGTGTCGGCTCCAGCCGCATCGAGCTGCAATTCGCCCACACCGGCGTGACCGAGGCGCCTGCAGCGGTCTTTCACGTCTATGACCGCCTGAACCTGGCCGCGCTGCCCCGCCGCTACACGGTGGAAGCCGGCAAGCGGCTGGTCGGCACCTGGCAGCCCAGCACGAGCGGTGCTTATGACCTGTGGGTCTTGGGCCCGAACGGCTACCACCGCCACTTCACCGGCAATGCGCGCCGCGTCGCCGCGGCCGCCCAGCCTAACCCCGAAGTGCATGTGACGCCGGACGCCGTCAACGGCGAGCTCATCATCGAGTTGAGCAACGCCGGCAGCTTCGCCTGCAGCATGACCTTGGTGGCCAATAAGTACTACGCGGTGGAGCCGCAAACGGTCAAGCTGGCGCCACATGCAAGCATCACCGTGCGCCTGCCGCTGAAGGACAGCGCCTATTGGTACGACTTCAGCGTGCGCGTGGTCGGCCAGGCCGACTACAGCCGCCGCTTTGCGGGCCACCTGGAAACCGGCGAACCCTCGATCACCGACCCGGCCATGGAAGGCCCGGCCCAGCTGAACCAGTACCGCCTGCCGGTCTGA
- a CDS encoding heavy metal response regulator transcription factor: MKLLVIEDELKLAEYLRKGLSEEGYVVDLAHNGIDGLHLASTGDYDLLVLDGMLPGIDGLAVLTALRQSKQTPVLMLTARVQVEDRVKGLQSGADDYLLKPFAFSELVARIQVLLRRANPVRTDAEPIQLRLGELDVDLIRRKATRAGQRLDLTVKEFNLLSLMLRRQGEVISRTELAEQVWDMHFDSETNVVEVAVRRLRSKLDLPFERPLLHTVRGMGYVLEMRDT, translated from the coding sequence ATGAAACTTTTGGTGATCGAGGACGAGCTCAAGCTGGCCGAGTACCTGCGCAAGGGCTTGAGTGAGGAAGGCTATGTGGTCGACCTGGCCCACAACGGCATAGACGGCTTGCATCTCGCCAGCACCGGTGACTACGACTTGCTGGTTCTGGACGGCATGTTGCCCGGCATCGACGGCTTGGCCGTGCTCACGGCCTTGCGGCAAAGCAAACAAACACCGGTGCTGATGTTGACGGCACGCGTGCAGGTGGAGGACCGCGTCAAGGGCTTGCAGAGTGGCGCGGATGACTATCTCCTCAAGCCCTTCGCTTTCTCCGAACTGGTTGCCCGCATCCAGGTGCTGCTGCGGCGAGCCAATCCGGTACGCACGGACGCAGAGCCCATCCAGCTGCGGCTGGGCGAGTTGGACGTCGACCTGATCCGGCGCAAAGCCACGCGCGCCGGGCAACGACTGGATCTGACCGTGAAGGAGTTCAATCTGCTCAGCCTGATGCTGCGCCGCCAAGGCGAGGTCATCTCCCGCACCGAACTGGCCGAGCAGGTATGGGATATGCACTTTGACAGCGAGACCAATGTGGTCGAAGTGGCCGTGCGCCGGCTGCGCAGCAAGCTGGACCTGCCGTTTGAGCGCCCGCTGCTGCATACTGTGCGCGGCATGGGTTATGTGCTGGAGATGCGTGACACATGA
- a CDS encoding CzcE family metal-binding protein, protein MKFQTLKAAVLFAGIALTAQAALAATSATLLNGNSVYGVPAQATAASKVIDVTKAAQQINLKCGEVVSFRNGDKSFTWKFDSVGHAAVDLAAIAPAGFAGAGIKVYVERNEGERN, encoded by the coding sequence ATGAAGTTCCAGACCTTGAAAGCCGCTGTTCTTTTTGCTGGCATTGCCCTGACGGCTCAAGCCGCCTTGGCCGCAACGAGCGCCACCTTGCTCAACGGCAACTCGGTTTACGGCGTGCCTGCACAGGCGACTGCGGCAAGCAAAGTCATCGATGTGACGAAGGCGGCGCAACAAATCAATCTCAAATGCGGCGAGGTCGTCAGCTTCCGCAATGGTGATAAATCCTTCACCTGGAAGTTCGACAGCGTCGGCCATGCGGCCGTTGACTTGGCTGCCATCGCGCCCGCGGGTTTCGCTGGCGCTGGCATCAAGGTCTATGTGGAGCGCAACGAGGGTGAGCGCAACTAA
- a CDS encoding PEP-CTERM sorting domain-containing protein yields MTSKTLIRGAAALTLLAASLAAHATSFGSNLIINGDAEAGATGWTAYEGTDLFQSVDYGSNWVRPSEPGPVNRGAKMFAGESSAFSAGFQTLNVSDLSANIATGKVAFDLNGYLGGWTSQGDNAQLLVTFIDAANADISNITLGPVTPADRGNQTGLLFRQLKGFVPVGTAQIKFDLTMERLNSSDNDGYADNLVFSLTNVAAVPEPQTYALMALGLGFLGAAARRRKA; encoded by the coding sequence ATGACGAGCAAGACCCTGATTCGCGGCGCCGCCGCCCTGACCCTGTTGGCCGCCAGCCTGGCCGCTCACGCCACCAGCTTCGGCAGCAATCTGATCATCAATGGCGACGCCGAAGCCGGCGCGACCGGTTGGACCGCTTACGAGGGCACCGACCTGTTCCAGTCGGTCGACTACGGCAGCAACTGGGTGCGGCCCAGCGAGCCCGGTCCGGTCAACCGCGGCGCCAAGATGTTTGCCGGTGAAAGCTCGGCTTTCTCGGCCGGCTTCCAAACCCTCAACGTCAGCGATCTGAGTGCCAACATCGCCACTGGCAAGGTTGCCTTCGACCTGAATGGCTATCTGGGCGGCTGGACTAGCCAAGGCGATAACGCCCAGTTGCTGGTGACTTTCATCGACGCGGCCAATGCCGACATCAGCAACATCACCCTGGGCCCAGTCACCCCTGCCGACCGTGGCAACCAGACCGGTCTGCTGTTCCGTCAACTCAAGGGCTTTGTGCCGGTCGGCACCGCGCAGATCAAGTTCGATCTGACCATGGAGCGCTTGAATTCCAGTGACAACGACGGCTATGCCGACAACCTGGTCTTCTCGCTGACCAATGTGGCCGCCGTGCCTGAGCCCCAAACCTATGCCTTGATGGCGCTGGGCCTGGGCTTCCTGGGCGCTGCTGCGCGCCGCCGCAAGGCCTGA
- a CDS encoding SCP2 sterol-binding domain-containing protein yields the protein MDLQAITEALRGKVGSESGLDAILKFDMGADGLAVIDGKNIPNSVSNEDREADCTVAITRENLIALLSGELNPMNAFMMGKIKVSGDMGVAMKLQRVVG from the coding sequence ATGGATCTGCAAGCGATTACCGAAGCCCTGCGCGGCAAAGTAGGTTCAGAAAGCGGACTCGACGCCATCCTCAAATTCGATATGGGCGCCGATGGCTTGGCCGTGATCGATGGCAAGAACATCCCCAATAGCGTTAGCAACGAGGACCGCGAGGCCGACTGCACCGTGGCCATCACGCGTGAGAACCTGATCGCCCTGCTCAGCGGTGAGCTCAATCCCATGAACGCCTTCATGATGGGCAAGATCAAGGTCAGCGGCGATATGGGCGTGGCCATGAAACTGCAGCGCGTGGTGGGATGA
- a CDS encoding heavy metal sensor histidine kinase, with protein MRAGLSAPALRQRLSRWLALQTLIGLGLVCSAVYLVTATTLSNRQNETLDQKAAMVQHLLSEGRAQLDDPGLQHQLTDFLAGHEELTLKLQAPGGQSIYTSSPPRALVGAVKQRHFEVLATSIASEPLRAELSLGTQADDTLLRQLALTLAAAAIIGAAAVSLGCYYLVSLGLAPLRQLVDQTRQLSASQLDKRLDGSAQPRELQALIEQFNALLERLDQAYHRMEGFNADVAHELNTPLATLISSSELALRKSRSADELREVLATNLDDLQRIAGIVKDMLFLSQADRGASARRTPVHSLAALASDVVEFHEPAMQEASLSAEVIGDASGLFDAGLLRRALSNLLGNATRYAKPGSAVRVEIESDDPGHVLKIAVVNQGDGIAGAHLPRLFDRFYRADPARANADLNHGLGLSIVAAIARMHGGEPFADSKGGVTRIGISLPAKSPRPQAAGSALPA; from the coding sequence ATGAGGGCCGGACTGTCCGCCCCGGCTTTGCGGCAACGCCTGTCGCGCTGGCTTGCCCTGCAAACCCTGATCGGGCTTGGCCTGGTCTGCAGTGCGGTCTACCTGGTCACCGCAACAACCCTCAGCAACCGCCAGAACGAAACCCTGGACCAAAAAGCCGCCATGGTCCAGCACTTGCTCAGCGAGGGCCGCGCGCAGCTTGATGACCCCGGCTTGCAGCATCAGCTCACCGACTTTTTGGCCGGGCACGAAGAGCTGACGCTCAAGCTGCAAGCGCCGGGCGGTCAATCGATCTACACCTCCTCGCCGCCTCGCGCGCTGGTGGGCGCGGTCAAACAGCGCCATTTCGAAGTGCTCGCCACCTCTATTGCCAGCGAGCCCCTTCGTGCGGAATTGAGCCTGGGCACGCAAGCGGATGACACCTTGCTGCGGCAACTGGCACTGACTTTGGCCGCCGCGGCCATCATCGGTGCCGCCGCGGTTTCCTTGGGCTGCTACTACTTGGTGAGCTTAGGTCTAGCGCCTTTGCGCCAGCTGGTGGACCAGACCCGGCAGCTGTCGGCCAGCCAGCTCGACAAGCGCCTGGACGGCTCAGCCCAGCCGCGCGAACTGCAGGCGCTGATCGAACAATTCAACGCCCTGCTGGAGCGGCTTGATCAGGCCTATCACCGGATGGAAGGCTTCAACGCCGACGTCGCGCATGAGCTGAACACCCCTTTGGCCACACTCATCAGCAGCAGCGAACTGGCACTTCGAAAGTCCCGCAGCGCTGACGAGTTGCGCGAGGTCTTGGCAACCAATCTTGACGACTTGCAGCGCATTGCCGGCATCGTCAAAGACATGCTCTTTTTGTCTCAGGCCGATCGCGGCGCCAGCGCTCGCCGCACGCCTGTTCACAGCCTGGCCGCCCTCGCCAGCGATGTGGTCGAATTTCATGAGCCCGCCATGCAGGAGGCATCTCTCAGCGCCGAGGTCATCGGCGATGCCTCCGGCTTGTTCGACGCCGGCCTGCTGCGCCGGGCGCTGTCCAATCTGCTGGGCAACGCCACCCGCTATGCCAAGCCGGGCAGCGCCGTGCGGGTTGAGATTGAGTCCGATGACCCGGGCCATGTGCTCAAGATCGCCGTCGTCAACCAAGGCGACGGCATCGCCGGCGCCCATCTGCCGCGGCTATTCGACCGCTTCTACCGAGCCGACCCCGCGCGCGCCAACGCCGATTTGAACCATGGCCTGGGCCTGTCCATCGTGGCAGCCATTGCCCGCATGCACGGTGGTGAGCCTTTCGCTGATTCAAAGGGCGGCGTGACGCGCATCGGCATTTCACTGCCGGCGAAGTCGCCGCGCCCGCAAGCCGCGGGGAGCGCGCTCCCCGCCTAG
- a CDS encoding DUF2325 domain-containing protein encodes MWDLPTQALCPVIGVCLPMAVLRRRVDKLLGGETRLNDYELHCGAINACDGRSPIAELLQAELEQRFVRSIRAAAAHKSTQALSEAWQEACQGQEVAGALWATLTHARCDAGLQEQVLRDIHMLQHQVGSANRADLQRLEAMEAENQVLGRELARAQARSSKLLEERATVNAQQAAELMRLRAELLGSSTLLASLRDELAQLEAAVPGLRQRHAQADQIQHQFSRIQDLERALLASQQQLERERRRNEEAKAAQGAQDTLQATPACPNSNSTSGEAGSTTPQLGERAILCVGGRRGVIPIYRQLVERSGGRFLHHDGGEEDACAKLDASLAAADLVICQTGCISHDAYWRVKDHCKRHGKQCVFVEKPSTSSLAKALASLAPAAKEAQASSD; translated from the coding sequence TTGTGGGATCTGCCCACGCAGGCGCTGTGCCCGGTGATTGGCGTTTGCCTGCCCATGGCCGTGCTGCGCCGCCGGGTCGACAAGCTGCTCGGCGGCGAAACGCGGCTGAATGACTACGAGCTGCACTGCGGCGCCATCAATGCCTGCGATGGCCGCTCACCCATTGCCGAGTTGCTGCAAGCCGAGTTGGAGCAGCGCTTTGTGCGCAGCATTCGCGCGGCCGCCGCACACAAGAGCACTCAGGCATTGAGCGAGGCATGGCAGGAGGCCTGCCAGGGCCAAGAAGTGGCGGGCGCCTTGTGGGCGACGCTGACCCATGCCCGCTGTGATGCCGGCCTGCAAGAACAGGTGCTGCGCGACATTCACATGCTGCAACACCAAGTCGGCAGCGCCAACCGCGCTGATCTGCAGCGACTGGAAGCGATGGAGGCCGAGAACCAGGTCCTCGGCCGCGAATTGGCTAGGGCCCAGGCCCGCAGCAGCAAATTGCTAGAAGAGCGCGCCACGGTGAACGCGCAACAAGCCGCCGAGCTGATGCGTTTGCGGGCGGAGTTGCTGGGCAGCTCTACCTTGCTCGCCAGCTTGCGCGATGAGCTGGCGCAGTTGGAAGCCGCCGTGCCAGGACTGCGCCAACGCCACGCTCAGGCCGATCAGATCCAACATCAATTCAGCCGCATCCAGGATCTGGAACGCGCCCTGCTGGCGAGCCAGCAACAGCTGGAACGCGAACGCCGCCGCAACGAGGAGGCGAAGGCCGCGCAAGGCGCTCAAGACACTCTGCAAGCGACGCCTGCGTGCCCAAACAGCAACAGCACATCGGGAGAAGCAGGCAGCACCACGCCACAGCTGGGCGAGCGCGCCATCCTCTGCGTGGGCGGCCGACGCGGCGTGATTCCCATCTATCGCCAATTGGTGGAACGCAGCGGCGGCCGCTTTTTGCATCACGACGGCGGCGAGGAAGACGCCTGCGCCAAGCTCGACGCCAGCCTGGCCGCCGCCGACCTGGTGATCTGCCAGACCGGCTGCATCAGCCATGACGCCTACTGGCGCGTCAAAGACCATTGCAAGCGCCACGGCAAACAATGCGTCTTCGTGGAAAAGCCCAGCACCAGCAGCCTGGCTAAAGCGCTGGCAAGCCTGGCGCCGGCGGCGAAGGAAGCGCAGGCCAGCTCAGACTGA
- a CDS encoding acyl-CoA carboxylase subunit beta translates to MSTLVSRLNPKAKAFAANAEAMSAKLAELRALEAKVVAESESKREKFEARGQLLPRERVARLLDRGSGFLELSSLAGLSMHDDDGKKAVLGGGSIAGIGVVAGKRVLISASDSAIKGGTIAPMGLKKALRAQEIARENKLPLIYLVESGGANLMYQSEMFVEGGRSFANQARLSAAGIPQIAVVHGSSTAGGAYLPGLSDYVVLVRDRSSIYLAGPPLVKAAIGEDATDEELGGSELHASVTGLGEYLTENDAHALALTRELVDKLNWPGVKAQPPSQPPLYDAEELLGVVPADEREPYDAREVIARIVDGSDFLEFKASYASETLCGHARIEGQLVGILANNGPIQPQGSTKAAQFIQLCDQSGTPLVFLQNTTGYMVGREAERQGAIKHGSKMIQAVANARVPKFTIVLGGSFGAGNYGMCGRGFDPRFIFSWPSARTSVMGGAQAAKVMDIINRAKLERMGAPVNDEALAAMSEQLRQRIERESSVLFGTARLWDDGVIDPRETRSVLALGLALAREAEAHSLRPNAFGVARF, encoded by the coding sequence GTGAGCACGCTTGTCAGCCGCCTGAACCCCAAGGCCAAGGCCTTTGCCGCGAATGCCGAGGCCATGAGCGCCAAACTGGCCGAGCTGCGCGCGCTGGAGGCCAAGGTGGTGGCGGAGTCGGAGTCCAAGCGCGAAAAGTTCGAGGCGCGCGGCCAGCTTCTGCCGCGCGAGCGGGTGGCGCGCTTGTTGGACCGTGGCTCGGGCTTTTTGGAACTCTCGTCCCTGGCCGGCCTCAGCATGCACGACGATGACGGCAAGAAGGCCGTGCTGGGCGGCGGCTCCATCGCTGGCATTGGGGTGGTGGCCGGCAAGCGGGTGCTGATCTCGGCCAGCGACAGCGCCATCAAGGGCGGCACCATCGCGCCCATGGGTCTGAAAAAGGCCTTGCGTGCCCAGGAGATTGCGCGCGAGAACAAGCTTCCGCTGATCTATCTGGTGGAGAGCGGTGGCGCCAATTTGATGTACCAGAGCGAGATGTTCGTGGAGGGTGGGCGCAGCTTCGCCAACCAGGCGCGACTCTCGGCCGCCGGCATTCCGCAGATCGCGGTGGTGCATGGTTCGTCCACCGCGGGCGGCGCCTATCTGCCGGGCCTGTCGGACTATGTGGTCTTGGTGCGCGATCGCTCCAGCATTTACCTGGCCGGCCCGCCGCTGGTGAAGGCCGCCATCGGCGAGGACGCGACGGACGAAGAGCTTGGCGGCAGCGAGCTGCATGCCAGCGTTACCGGTTTGGGCGAATACCTCACCGAGAACGATGCCCATGCGCTGGCGCTGACGCGCGAGCTGGTGGACAAGCTGAACTGGCCCGGGGTGAAGGCCCAGCCCCCCAGTCAGCCGCCGCTCTATGACGCCGAGGAGTTGCTGGGCGTGGTGCCCGCCGACGAGCGCGAACCCTACGACGCCCGCGAGGTGATCGCGCGCATCGTCGATGGCTCGGACTTCCTCGAGTTCAAGGCCTCTTATGCGAGCGAGACCTTGTGCGGACACGCCCGCATCGAGGGCCAGCTGGTCGGCATTCTGGCCAATAACGGCCCGATCCAGCCGCAGGGCTCGACCAAGGCCGCGCAGTTCATCCAGCTCTGCGACCAGAGCGGCACGCCGCTGGTGTTTTTGCAGAACACCACCGGCTATATGGTCGGCCGCGAGGCAGAGCGCCAGGGCGCCATCAAGCACGGTTCCAAGATGATTCAGGCGGTGGCGAATGCGCGCGTGCCTAAGTTCACCATCGTGCTGGGTGGCAGCTTTGGCGCGGGCAACTACGGTATGTGCGGGCGCGGTTTTGATCCGCGCTTCATCTTCAGCTGGCCCAGCGCGCGCACCTCGGTGATGGGCGGCGCCCAGGCGGCCAAGGTGATGGACATCATCAACCGAGCCAAGCTCGAACGCATGGGCGCACCCGTCAACGACGAAGCCCTGGCCGCGATGAGCGAGCAGCTGCGCCAGCGCATCGAGCGCGAATCCAGCGTGCTCTTCGGCACCGCACGCTTGTGGGACGACGGCGTGATCGACCCGCGCGAAACGCGCAGCGTGTTGGCTCTCGGCCTGGCGCTGGCGCGCGAGGCCGAGGCCCACAGCCTCAGGCCCAACGCTTTCGGCGTGGCCCGCTTCTGA